Proteins encoded by one window of Xiphophorus couchianus chromosome 13, X_couchianus-1.0, whole genome shotgun sequence:
- the crtap gene encoding cartilage-associated protein: protein MRVSNFLEGCGLFTQTACHTRQPPLLDPADPSLRPEEVSSFCPDTWRNTKMAPSTPSHLFSLCLLAFFISAVNSQYEKYSFRSFPRHELMPLESAYKYGLDQYTAEKWQETVEYLEVSLRLYRLLRDSEAFCNLNCSSVRLDDEQKFADFPELRAFGNVMKRAQCLKRCKQGLPAFRQSLPSRDTIDEFDRREPYKYLQYAYFKSDNLVKAVSAAHTFLLKHPNDEMMQKNMAYYKSLPGAEEHLKDLETKSYETLFVRSVKAYNGDNFRTSVSDMELALRDFFKVYDECLAASEGPRHVKEFKDFYASIADHYTEVLERKVMCESDLTPVVGGFVVDKFVATMYHYLQFAYYKLNDLKNAVPCATSYVLFDPNDEVMNNNVAYYKYHRNKWGLTEEDFLPRVEAVRYYNQTTLQLQMLEFAKQRLVSDDEGEVVEFIDEFLDEDQ, encoded by the exons ATGCGCGTCAGCAACTTTCTGGAAGGATGCGGattatttacacaaacagcTTGCCATACACGGCAGCCCCCCTTGCTGGACCCTGCTGATCCTTCCCTGCGCCCCGAGGAGGTTTCAAGCTTTTGTCCGGATACGTGGAGGAAC acaaAAATGGCTCCCTCCACACCTTCCCACctcttctctctgtgtttgctcGCCTTTTTCATCTCGGCGGTGAACTCTCAGTACGAAAAGTACAGCTTCAGGAGCTTCCCCAGGCACGAGCTGATGCCCCTGGAGTCCGCCTACAAGTACGGGCTGGACCAGTACACGGCGGAGAAGTGGCAGGAAACGGTGGAGTACCTGGAGGTGTCGCTGCGCCTCTACCGCCTGCTGCGGGACAGCGAGGCCTTCTGCAACCTGAACTGCAGCTCCGTGCGGCTGGACGACGAGCAGAAGTTTGCGGACTTTCCGGAGCTGCGGGCGTTCGGGAATGTGATGAAGAGGGCGCAGTGCCTGAAGCGCTGCAAGCAGGGGCTGCCAGCTTTCAGACAGAGCTTGCCCAGCAGAGACACCATCGATGAGTTTGATCGGAGAGAGCCCTACAAATACCTGCAGTATGCCTACTTTAAA TCTGACAACCTGGTCAAAGCTGTGTCTGCTGCTCACACCTTTCTGCTGAAACACCCGAATGATGAGATGATGCAGAAGAACATGGCTTATTACAAGAGTCTACCGGGAGCTGAAGAGCATCTAAAAGATCTGGAGACCAAATCTTATGAG acTTTATTTGTGCGCTCCGTGAAGGCGTATAACGGTGATAACTTCCGGACATCGGTGTCAGACATGGAGCTGGCACTGAGGGACTTCTTCAAGGTCTACGACGAGTGCCTGGCTGCGTCCGAGGGTCCGAGACACGTCAAAGAGTTTAAAGATTTCTACGCCTCCATAGCTG atcaCTACACTGAAGTCCTTGAGAGAAAAGTGATGTGCGAAAGTGACCTGACACCCGTAGTCGGAGGCTTCGTCGTTGACAAGTTCGTGGCGACGATGTATCACTACCTGCAGTTTGCCTATTATAAAC TGAATGACCTGAAGAACGCGGTGCCGTGTGCAACCAGCTACGTTCTGTTTGACCCCAACGATGAGGTCATGAACAACAACGTGGCCTACTACAAGTACCACAGAAACAAGTGGGGGCTGACGGAGGAGGACTTCCTCCCCAGAGTA gaGGCAGTGCGATACTACAATCAAACCACCCTGCAGCTGCAGATGTTGGAGTTTGCGAAGCAACGCCTTGTGAGCGACGAtgag GGAGAAGTGGTGGAGTTTATAGACGAGTTTCTGGACGAGGACCAATAG
- the fkbp9 gene encoding peptidyl-prolyl cis-trans isomerase FKBP9: protein MGKMIKCALGMLSLSLLVTFAACNAPPVPLDDILIEKTFVPEQCVRAVKVGDFVRYHYIGMFPDGKKFDSSYDRGSTYNVFVGKKQLIDGMDKALVGMCVNERSLVKIPPHLAYGKQGYGDLIPPDAILHFDVLLLDVWNPDDGVQINTYHTPPTCSRKVEVSDFVRYHYNGTLLDGTLFDSSHTRMRTYDTYVGIGWLIAGMDQGLLGMCIGERRIVTMPPSLGYGENGDGSDIPGQASLVFDVVLLDLHNPRDGVTVTNQIVPESCMRKTEQGDFVRYHYNGSLLDGTFFDSSYSRNHTYDTYVGRGYVIAGMDEGLIGVCTGERRTITIPPHLAYGEEGTGSKIPGSAVLVFDVHMIDFHNPSDHTEVTVTYKPEECDKQTKKGDFIKYHYNGTLLDGTPIDSTHSYGKTYNIVLGANQVVPGMENGLMDMCVGEKRRLLIPPHLAYGERGVTDQVPGSAVMLFDVELVEIEDGLPEGYMFIWNDEVPPGLFAEMDKDKNGEVEPSEFTDYIMQQVNEGKGRLAPGFDAYRIIDNMFSNQDRNGDGKITEEEFKLKADEAAHDEL, encoded by the exons ATGGGGAAAATGATCAAGTGTGCGCTGGGAATGTTGTCTTTGTCGCTCCTCGTGACGTTCGCCGCCTGCAACGCGCCTCCGGTCCCGTTAGACGACATCCTCATAGAAAAAACCTTCGTGCCAGAGCAATGCGTCCGCGCAGTCAAAGTTGGGGACTTCGTCCGGTACCACTACATTGGCATGTTTCCTGACGGGAAGAAGTTCGACTCAAG ctaCGATCGCGGCAGCACCTACAACGTGTTTGTTGGCAAAAAGCAGCTGATAGATGGGATGGATAAAGCCCTGGTGGGAATGTGTGTCAACGAGAGGAGCCTGGTCAAGATCCCTCCTCACCTCGCCTATGGAAAACAAGGATACG GTGATCTCATCCCTCCGGACGCCATCCTCCATTTTGATGTTCTGCTGCTGGATGTGTGGAACCCTGACGACGGCGTCCAGATCAACACCTACCACACTCCTCCCACTTGCTCCAGAAAGGTGGAGGTTTCTGACTTTGTGCGCTATCACTACAACGGCACCCTGCTGGACGGGACACTCTTTGACTCCAG CCACACTCGCATGCGTACTTATGACACATATGTTGGGATCGGGTGGCTCATCGCCGGCATGGACCAGGGACTTCTGGGAATGTGCATCGGAGAGAGGCGCATCGTCACGATGCCTCCGTCACTCGGCTACGGAGAGAACGGAGACG GTAGCGACATCCCAGGACAGGCGTCTCTGGTGTTTGATGTGGTCCTGTTGGACCTTCATAACCCCAGAGACGGAGTCACGGTCACTAATCAAATCGTTCCCGAGTCCTGCATGAGGAAGACGGAGCAGGGGGACTTTGTGCGCTATCACTACAACGGCAGCCTCCTGGATGGGACGTTTTTTGATTCCAG TTATTCCCGTAATCACACCTATGACACGTATGTGGGTCGAGGGTACGTCATCGCCGGCATGGACGAGGGTCTCATTGGAGTTTGCACTGGTGAGAGACGAACCATCACCATTCCACCACACCTCGCCTATGGAGAGGAGGGCACAG GCTCCAAGATCCCCGGTTCAGCTGTGCTCGTATTTGACGTTCACATGATCGACTTTCACAACCCGTCAGATCACACCGAGGTGACGGTCACCTACAAGCCAGAAGAATGtgataagcagacaaagaaggGAGACTTCATCAAATATCACTACAACGGCACCCTGCTGGATGGGACGCCTATCGACTCCAC GCACAGTTATGGAAAGACATACAACATTGTCCTGGGGGCAAACCAGGTGGTGCCGGGCATGGAGAACGGGCTGATGGACATGTGTGTGGGAGAGAAAAGACGTCTTCTCATACCCCCTCACCTCGCATATGGAGAGAGAGGAGTCA CTGACCAGGTTCCAGGGAGCGCAGTGATGCTGTTTGATGTTGAGTTGGTTGAGATAGAGGACGGACTTCCTGAGGGCTACATGTTTATCTGGAATGACGAAGTTCCCCCAGGCCTTTTTGCTGAGATGGACAAGGACAAAAATGGAGAGGTGGAGCCCTCTGAG TTCACCGACTACATCATGCAGCAGGTGAATGAAGGCAAAGGCCGCCTGGCCCCTGGCTTCGATGCTTATCGCATTATAGACAACATGTTCTCTAACCAAGACCGCAACGGAGATGGAAAGATAACGGAAGAAGAGTTCAAACTCAAAGCGGATGAAGCGGCCCATGACGAGCTATGA
- the susd5 gene encoding sushi domain-containing protein 5 yields MLYCSNQIVHSLFFGCLAFLAVTSVVNAEGRVFVLDPRSLQGFGEPEQACASQNARLASAEELRQAVVECFFSHCTRGWLYGGTVGTTVCSVEGSSLKAVNVKTENATEDTAHLSAFCMKDKTVTCGDPPSFPNARLQDHSGFEMGDELLYTCTPGYVMPSGHSAFSLLCDSCGEWYGTVQICIKGGTETHVDYEDKLEDSYEETDRDRDSQEDIFRDTSQNGKGILQQQETKFWVNVEEEHQDGHEVHGIGVKVINSSRTFGGTVDEVAMREEDAFTVHPRFEQDSTKLVRTGAAPATKEPFSLLSQKHMFWFPSETFQEEVLPISSNSVTQATQRASGARSEESKEHESQERLESTDSVDQDDHDGDGDDDDDKKDRNKDKDDQIYEDPGDDRDDNDDHDDNLRDDLDVHEDDRTDDHNDHDDHDDHRDHDDHDDPDSRQEEDFDDNVKQPTRYDDSDRSDRNRDDDDHDDHYDMGEHEDGSDRTKEYDDRDDAYDNHPSQEDHDDDHRDNDGEHPDNSEEHPTIDDHDDGEEHYDHNEDDIHDDRDDKDEESYDDHDSHEDDDHHPHLIISVANERWPNITQREAGSKNSKDNTWLDGYPVDLFDTENSDSTKGQMGTRMAKTTDKPNNVEVRKRVPHISLSDGDVSFTVAPKSDQGREKKNWPGSRTPATSSDHSELSNSDTLDYATQQVAPTHSWLDDLTNHPFLDHGPAPPVHDGNTFPGVIEEHTVDNLPGMMGEMEGEKRKTICVGEDCPPHPPSSTIQGAKVAAIIVAVCAVATAVIIGVWCYRRKQQKSSLYEMNGKGQSQSRQGQQIEMQQKV; encoded by the exons ATGCTTTATTGTTCTAACCAAATAGTTCACTCCTTGTTCTTTGGATGCCTGGCTTTTCTTGCTGTGACCTCTGTTGTGAACGCAGAAG GTCGTGTGTTTGTTTTAGACCCGAGGAGCTTGCAGGGCTTCGGAGAACCAGAGCAGGCGTGTGCCTCACAAAATGCCCGCTTGGCGTCAGCGGAAGAGCTCCGTCAAGCCGTGGTGGAGTGCTTCTTCTCTCACTGCACCCGTGGGTGGCTCTATGGCGGCACGGTGGG GACGACAGTTTGTAGTGTTGAGGGGAGTTCACTGAAGGCTGTTAACGTGAAGACAGAAAATGCTACGGAGGACACTGCACACCTGAGTGCCTTCTGCATGAAAGACAAAA CTGTGACCTGTGGGGATCCTCCATCGTTCCCCAACGCCCGTCTGCAGGATCACTCAGGGTTTGAGATGGGAGACGAGCTGCTGTACACGTGCACGCCTGGTTACGTGATGCCCAGCGGTCACTCTGCCTTCAGCCTGCTGTGTGACAGCTGCGGAGAGTGGTACGGGACCGTGCAGATTTGTattaaag GTGGAACTGAAACCCATGTAGACTATGAAGACAAGCTTGAAGATTCCTATGAAGAAACGGATCGTGATCGTGACAGTCAAGAAGACATATTCAGAGATACTTCTCAAAATGGGAAGGGGATTCTACAGCAGCAAGAAACAAAATTTTGGGTCAATGTAGAAGAGGAGCACCAGGATGGCCATGAAGTGCACGGTATTGGAGTAAAGGTGATTAATAGCAGTAGAACCTTTGGAGGAACTGTGGATGAAGTAGCAATGAGAGAGGAAGATGCTTTCACGGTCCATCCCAGGTTTGAGCAGGACAGTACCAAGTTGGTCCGGACTGGTGCAGCTCCAGCCACAAAAGAGCcgttttctcttctctctcaaAAACACATGTTCTGGTTCCCCTCTGAGACTTTCCAGGAGGAGGTACTGCCCATCTCCAGCAACTCAGTCACACAAGCAACACAAAGAGCTTCTGGTGCCCGGTCTGAGGAGAGCAAAGAACACGAGAGCCAAGAAAGGCTGGAAAGCACCGACTCTGTCGATCAAGATGAtcatgatggtgatggtgatgatgatgatgataagaaagacagaaataaagataaagatGATCAAATATATGAGGATCCTGGTGATGACAGAGATGATAATGATGATCATGATGACAACCTCCGTGATGACCTGGACGTCCATGAAGACGACCGTACCGATGATCACAATGATCATGATGATCACGATGATCATCGTGATCACGATGATCACGATGATCCTGACAGTCGCCAGGAAGAGGATTTTGATGACAATGTAAAGCAACCGACTCGCTACGACGACTCGGACAGATCTGATCGGAACAGAGACGACGATGATCATGATGACCATTATGACATGGGTGAGCACGAAGACGGCAGTGATCGCACCAAAGAATACGATGATCGTGATGATGCGTATGACAATCACCCAAGTCAGGAGGATCATGATGATGATCACAGGGACAATGATGGAGAACATCCTGATAATTCAGAAGAACATCCAACAATTGACGATCATGATGATGGAGAGGAACATTATGATCACAATGAAGACGACATTCACGATGATCGTGATGACAAAGATGAGGAGAGCTATGACGATCATGATAGTCATGAAGACGATGATCATCACCCACATCTTATCATTTCTGTAGCCAATGAGCGGTGGCCAAACATCACCCAGAGGGAAGCAGGAAGTAAGAACTCTAAAGATAATACTTGGCTTGATGGATATCCTGTTGATCTATTTGACACAGAAAATAGTGATTCCACAAAAGGGCAGATGGGAACCAGAATGGCAAAGACAACAGACAAACCCAACAATGTGGAAGTACGTAAACGGGTTCCTCACATCAGTTTGTCAGACGGAGATGTATCCTTCACTGTGGCACCTAAATCTGACCaagggagggagaaaaagaaCTGGCCTGGCTCCAGGACTCCAGCTACCTCATCTGACCATTCAGAGCTTTCAAACTCCGACACCCTGGATTACGCAACACAACAAGTTGCTCCCACCCACTCCTGGCTGGACGACCTCACCAATCACCCCTTCCTCGATCACGGCCCAGCTCCCCCGGTGCATGATGGGAACACGTTTCCTGGAGTGATAGAGGAACACACTGTGGACAATCTGCCAGGTATGATGGGTGAGATGGagggagagaagaggaagacGATCTGTGTGGGTGAGGACTGTCCTCCCCACCCTCCAAGCTCAACCATCCAAGGGGCGAAGGTGGCAGCCATCATTGTGGCGGTGTGTGCCGTGGCCACCGCAGTCATCATCGgagtttggtgttacagacggaaACAGCAGAAAAGTTCGCTGTACGAGATGAACGGAAAAGGTCAAAGCCAGAGCAGACAGGGCCAACAGATAGAGATGCAGCAGAAAGTGTAG